From one Triticum urartu cultivar G1812 chromosome 3, Tu2.1, whole genome shotgun sequence genomic stretch:
- the LOC125549460 gene encoding uncharacterized protein LOC125549460: protein MGQAPSLSDDAVADVLRRLAPRDLAASRRVCKTLRRVVDGHRLLRADLLPLKLGGIFLNFFELRSATQFLSRPTTGAAVSGRLGYTLDACHPDYDFQPVPYVLDHCNGLLLLHHCVVNPATQQWAPLPPAPDPPKPAPSIKHFWKSRYLVFDPMLSPNHFDLLIMPEISFMEECEEFEWPPSTLILPVFSSKIGSWEKKTFYGDGEAAGTVPGLVGVRLDCNERQSVYWRGSLYICCENCFILRISLSDNSYRVIRLPTRLSLDDSQGDQQFYLGKSTKGIYCASRITSHKSHLQVWFLNDLNEWVLKHDKDIFPVQPNIDYGNPCDGPWILQQFDYDEHADEDDSVVEDNREAVEKEKFEAIVKQGKFEWDSDNDNVLEPGSSCGRTGTCFLGFHPFKEVVFVTLWDRVLAYHLPSSKLQDLGKLFPELYVDGPDTYWHTQVQESFLYTPCWLGELPEKLN, encoded by the exons ATGGGCCAGGCCCCGTCGCTGTCTGACGACGCGGTGGCGGACgtcctccgccgcctcgcgccacgCGACCTCGCAGCGTCCCGCCGCGTCTGCAAGACGTTGCGCCGCGTCGTCGACGGCCACCGCCTGCTGCGCGCGGACCTCCTCCCTCTCAAGCTGGGCGGCATCTTCCTCAACTTCTTCGAACTACGGTCGGCTACGCAGTTCCTTTCCCGCCCCACGACGGGCGCAGCCGTCTCCGGCCGGCTCGGCTACACCTTGGATGCTTGCCATCCAGACTATGATTTTCAGCCTGTTCCCTACGTGCTTGATCATTGCAATGGCCTCCTCTTGCTCCACCACTGCGTGGTCAACCCTGCGACGCAGCAGTGGGCGCCCCTGCCCCCGGCCCCGGACCCGCCCAAACCTGCACCTTCAATCAAgcatttttggaaatcccggtaCCTCGTGTTTGACCCCATGCTGTCGCCCAACCATTTTGACTTGCTCATAATGCCCGAAATTTCTTTCATGGAAGAATGTGAGGAATTTGAATGGCCACCGTCCACATTGATCCTTCCTGTGTTTTCATCCAAGATTGGTTCATGGGAGAAGAAGACATTTTATGGGGATGGAGAAGCTGCAGGGACGGTACCTGGCTTGGTTGGGGTCAGACTGGATTGCAATGAACGTCAGTCTGTCTACTGGAGAGGATCACTCTATATATGTTGCGAAAACTGTTTTATTTTGAG AATATCACTGTCAGACAACAGTTATCGAGTAATAAGACTGCCAACAAGATTGTCCCTAGACGATTCACAAGGTGATCAACAGTTTTACCTAGGAAAATCAACCAAGGGGATATATTGTGCATCAAGAATCACGTCACATAAGTCCCACCTTCAGGTTTGGTTCCTTAACGACTTGAACGAGTGGGTTTTGAAGCATGACAAAGATATTTTCCCCGTCCAGCCAAATATTGACTATGGCAACCCATGTGATGGACCTTGGATCCTACAACAATTTGACTATGATGAACAtgctgatgaagatgattctgttGTGGAGGACAACAGGGAAGCAGTGGAAAAGGAGAAATTTGAAGCAATAGTGAAACAAGGGAAATTTGAGTGGGACTCGGATAATGATAATGTACTTGAACCTGGAAGTAGCTGCGGGAGAACTGGTACATGTTTCCTTGGATTCCATCCTTTCAAAGAGGTTGTGTTCGTGACTCTGTGGGACAGAGTGCTAGCCTATCATTTGCCGAGCTCAAAGCTTCAAGATTTAGGCAAGCTTTTTCCAGAATTGTATGTGGATGGGCCCGACACTTACTGGCATACACAGGTACAAGAGTCTTTCCTGTACACTCCCTGCTGGTTAGGGGAACTTCCTGAAAAACTAAACTAG